A single genomic interval of Shewanella psychropiezotolerans harbors:
- a CDS encoding Na(+)-translocating NADH-quinone reductase subunit A, whose translation MSGFSDQVKTIKKGLDVPIAGEPRQEIENFSRSSHVAILGEEYVGLKPSMLVEVGAQVKKGQPLFEDKRTPGVIFTAPASGEVVAIHRGERRVLQSVVIRCHGYDSISFESYDDLAQVSRELVQANLVNSGLWTALRTRPFSRVPELGSSPAGIFVTAMDTNPLAAEPRIIIAEQEKAFLTGMQVLTRLTDNKVYLCHDEGDNLPGHDLPRVETKRFSGVHPAGLVGTHIHFTLPVGIERPVWHIGYQDVIAYGKLFLTGELYTDRVVSIAGPDVVNPRLIRIQLGAELVESIKDELTPGFSRVVSGSVLSGHTASGPHSYLGRFHNQITALTEDSEHELLSWIRGGSDKFSITRAVTSRFNRSKKLFNMTTHTGGSQRAMMAFGQLDRVMPLDVLPTLLVRDLVVRDTDEAQELGALELDEEDLALCTFVCPGKYDFGKELRACLDIIEREG comes from the coding sequence ATGTCAGGTTTCTCAGATCAGGTTAAAACAATAAAGAAGGGCCTAGATGTCCCTATTGCCGGAGAGCCCAGGCAAGAGATTGAAAATTTCTCCAGGTCATCTCATGTGGCCATTCTTGGCGAAGAGTACGTTGGCTTAAAACCTAGTATGTTGGTTGAAGTGGGTGCACAGGTTAAGAAAGGCCAGCCGCTGTTCGAAGATAAGAGAACACCTGGTGTGATATTTACCGCTCCCGCTAGTGGTGAGGTCGTGGCGATTCATCGTGGCGAGCGTCGTGTACTTCAGTCTGTGGTGATTAGATGTCACGGCTATGACAGCATCAGCTTCGAATCCTATGACGATCTTGCTCAAGTGAGTCGTGAACTTGTTCAAGCCAACTTAGTTAATAGTGGTTTATGGACAGCCCTGCGTACTCGCCCTTTTTCTCGGGTTCCAGAACTCGGTTCATCGCCTGCAGGCATATTCGTCACTGCTATGGATACCAATCCGTTAGCGGCAGAGCCACGTATTATCATTGCCGAACAAGAAAAAGCGTTTTTAACCGGTATGCAGGTGCTCACTCGCTTAACCGACAATAAGGTTTACCTGTGCCATGACGAAGGCGATAACCTGCCGGGTCATGATCTTCCTCGAGTCGAAACCAAGCGCTTTAGTGGAGTTCACCCTGCCGGATTAGTGGGTACTCACATTCACTTTACTCTGCCAGTGGGTATCGAACGACCTGTTTGGCATATTGGCTATCAGGACGTGATTGCCTACGGCAAGCTATTTCTGACCGGTGAGCTTTATACCGATCGTGTCGTATCTATTGCCGGCCCGGATGTGGTTAACCCTAGGCTTATCCGCATTCAACTCGGCGCCGAGCTTGTTGAAAGTATTAAGGATGAGTTAACACCAGGTTTTTCCCGGGTGGTTTCAGGCTCTGTACTCTCGGGTCACACAGCCTCAGGTCCACACAGCTACCTTGGCCGATTTCACAATCAAATCACCGCATTGACCGAAGATTCTGAGCATGAATTGCTGTCTTGGATCCGCGGTGGCTCGGATAAATTCTCTATCACTCGCGCGGTAACCTCACGTTTCAATCGTTCGAAGAAGCTATTCAATATGACCACCCACACTGGTGGCTCACAGCGCGCCATGATGGCATTTGGTCAGTTAGATCGCGTGATGCCCTTGGATGTGTTGCCTACCTTGTTGGTTCGCGACTTAGTGGTCCGTGATACCGATGAGGCGCAGGAGCTTGGCGCATTAGAGTTAGACGAAGAAGATTTAGCATTATGTACCTTTGTTTGTCCGGGAAAATACGATTTCGGTAAAGAGCTTCGTGCTTGTCTGGACATAATAGAGAGGGAAGGGTAA
- a CDS encoding NADH:ubiquinone reductase (Na(+)-transporting) subunit B → MSNKDKKPDVQEDYYAPGQAMKGYLRSLVIANGRSTKGKVHVRDAIDVKRTMTLVGLCLMPAILFGLYNLGLQAQIAIASGLSTPDVWQLAPFDLIFGGLTEQTGLIGLFLYGASFYIPIYLTALLVSLLWEMVFAKVRGQELHEGFFVTALLFTLILPVSTPLWLIAMGITFGVIIAKELFGGMGYNFLNPALAGLAFIFFAYPTQIAEPALLVAADGFSGATALAQAAAGKLSFADYTWYQAFSDPQWWNAFFGFTPGAIGETSTLALLLGGCLLLATRLADWRIVAGVMLGMILTSVMFNLIGSSKNDMFAMPWTWHLVTGGFAIAMMFMATDPVTTSYTRQGKLAYGILIGFMTVLIRVMNLKMPEGIMLAILFANLWSPLFDYMVARANIKRRAKRTAALLSNDNSGAKS, encoded by the coding sequence ATGAGTAATAAAGACAAAAAGCCTGACGTTCAGGAAGACTACTACGCGCCGGGTCAGGCGATGAAGGGGTATCTTAGATCCTTAGTTATCGCAAACGGCCGCAGCACTAAAGGTAAGGTGCACGTTCGTGATGCCATCGATGTGAAACGTACCATGACCTTAGTGGGTCTTTGCTTAATGCCTGCTATTTTATTTGGCTTATACAACTTAGGACTTCAGGCACAAATCGCAATTGCATCTGGCTTGTCCACCCCGGATGTATGGCAACTCGCGCCTTTTGACCTTATTTTTGGTGGCCTCACCGAACAGACGGGTCTTATCGGCTTGTTTCTCTATGGCGCAAGCTTCTATATTCCAATCTATCTTACGGCGCTGCTAGTGAGTCTGCTTTGGGAGATGGTGTTCGCTAAGGTGCGTGGCCAAGAGCTGCACGAAGGCTTCTTCGTTACCGCCTTATTGTTTACCTTGATATTACCTGTATCAACGCCGCTATGGTTAATCGCCATGGGGATCACCTTCGGCGTTATTATCGCTAAAGAGCTCTTCGGCGGTATGGGATATAACTTCCTTAACCCGGCATTAGCGGGCTTAGCCTTTATCTTCTTTGCTTACCCGACTCAGATTGCTGAGCCTGCGCTTTTAGTCGCAGCCGATGGTTTCTCGGGAGCGACAGCGTTAGCCCAAGCCGCGGCGGGTAAGTTGAGCTTTGCCGATTATACCTGGTATCAAGCTTTCTCTGACCCTCAATGGTGGAACGCCTTCTTTGGTTTTACCCCAGGTGCAATCGGTGAAACCAGTACCTTGGCCTTGCTGTTAGGTGGTTGCTTACTGCTTGCCACGCGTTTAGCCGATTGGCGCATCGTTGCCGGCGTTATGCTTGGCATGATCTTAACCTCTGTCATGTTTAACCTTATCGGTTCAAGCAAGAATGATATGTTCGCTATGCCTTGGACTTGGCATCTTGTGACCGGTGGTTTTGCCATCGCCATGATGTTTATGGCCACGGATCCGGTGACGACCTCTTATACCCGTCAGGGCAAGCTGGCATACGGCATCTTGATTGGTTTTATGACTGTGCTCATTCGGGTGATGAACCTGAAAATGCCAGAGGGGATCATGCTAGCCATCTTATTCGCTAACTTGTGGTCGCCTCTGTTCGATTACATGGTTGCTCGCGCCAATATTAAGCGCAGAGCTAAGCGCACCGCTGCGCTATTAAGCAATGACAATTCGGGAGCTAAATCATAA
- a CDS encoding DUF599 domain-containing protein — MSFSVLDVVSFVCFFFCWVGYTTFARRKAKTTNCIARCLHQHRIHWMNELMTREIRVGEAALLANLERNITFFASTTMLVLAGVLTLFAQVERLEAVITTIPYTATPVHLLIQVKLALLTFIFVMAFFQFTWSMRQYGFLNVMVGAAPFEPSGCNENLKNYAKQMAIVQDQAAHSYNYGLRAYYFSMAVMCWFFHPALFICASLFVVYTLYRREFKSKAVMAITAGMQALDIEKEQASKH; from the coding sequence ATGTCTTTTTCGGTTCTAGATGTAGTCTCTTTTGTGTGTTTTTTCTTTTGCTGGGTGGGCTATACCACCTTTGCGCGCCGTAAGGCTAAAACCACTAACTGTATCGCCAGGTGCTTACATCAACATAGAATTCATTGGATGAATGAGCTGATGACTCGTGAAATTCGAGTCGGAGAGGCGGCCTTACTGGCGAACCTGGAACGTAACATCACTTTTTTCGCTTCTACAACAATGCTGGTACTCGCGGGGGTGCTCACCCTGTTTGCTCAAGTGGAGCGCTTAGAAGCTGTGATAACAACCATTCCTTATACCGCCACTCCGGTGCACTTGTTAATCCAAGTTAAATTGGCCTTATTGACCTTCATCTTCGTGATGGCTTTCTTTCAGTTTACCTGGTCTATGCGCCAATATGGCTTTCTTAATGTGATGGTGGGGGCGGCGCCTTTCGAGCCGAGCGGCTGTAATGAAAACCTTAAAAACTACGCAAAGCAGATGGCGATAGTGCAAGATCAGGCGGCGCACTCCTATAATTATGGCTTAAGAGCATACTATTTTTCGATGGCAGTCATGTGCTGGTTTTTCCATCCCGCTTTATTTATTTGCGCTAGCCTGTTCGTTGTTTACACTCTCTATCGCCGTGAGTTTAAATCTAAAGCTGTAATGGCGATTACTGCGGGTATGCAAGCGTTAGATATTGAAAAGGAGCAGGCGAGCAAACATTAG
- a CDS encoding Na(+)-translocating NADH-quinone reductase subunit C encodes MALKKDSVVGTMIFIITLSLLCSFMITGTAELLKERKLVKKRDELKRYVLMASDVDIQGDKDFRAIFEKSVTPLLIDIESGAIEPKERVEVMDFDERMAAINPETSHKLKKKIDKAKIKTRADQVRIFQVFDENGKLVSLVLPIYGKGLWSIIYGYVALKPDFNTIENVVFYEHGETPGIGDFLNETEWTDKFRGKQIFDAKGKPVLKIVKGGAKEGDIHGVDAVSGATMTGRGVQRSIQFWFGSEGFKVFLDKLKAAEV; translated from the coding sequence ATGGCCTTGAAGAAAGATTCTGTGGTGGGAACCATGATTTTCATCATCACCCTCAGCCTCTTGTGCTCATTTATGATCACAGGAACCGCCGAGCTACTCAAAGAGCGCAAGCTGGTTAAGAAGCGTGATGAACTTAAGCGTTATGTACTGATGGCATCGGATGTGGATATCCAAGGCGATAAAGATTTCCGCGCCATCTTCGAAAAATCAGTAACGCCTTTGCTTATCGATATCGAATCTGGTGCCATCGAGCCAAAAGAGCGCGTCGAAGTGATGGATTTCGATGAGCGTATGGCGGCCATTAACCCTGAAACATCACATAAGCTAAAGAAAAAGATAGATAAAGCTAAGATTAAAACCCGTGCCGATCAAGTGCGAATTTTCCAAGTATTTGACGAAAATGGCAAGTTGGTGAGTCTTGTCTTACCTATTTATGGTAAAGGCCTGTGGTCGATTATCTATGGCTACGTTGCATTGAAACCCGACTTTAACACTATCGAGAATGTGGTGTTTTATGAACATGGTGAGACCCCAGGTATCGGTGACTTTCTTAACGAGACTGAGTGGACTGATAAGTTCCGCGGCAAGCAAATTTTCGACGCTAAGGGTAAGCCAGTATTGAAAATTGTTAAGGGCGGCGCAAAAGAGGGGGATATTCATGGTGTCGATGCCGTGAGCGGTGCAACCATGACGGGGCGTGGTGTACAGCGTTCGATTCAATTCTGGTTTGGTAGCGAAGGCTTTAAAGTCTTCTTAGACAAGCTAAAAGCTGCGGAGGTTTAA
- a CDS encoding NADH:ubiquinone reductase (Na(+)-transporting) subunit D, translating into MSKSLAATREVLSTPIFKNNPVAMQVLGVCSALAVSNSMQTALVMTLAVTFVLVFSNLIISTIRNLIPNSVRIIAQMTIIASLVIIVDMVLQDIAYELSRQLSVFVGLIITNCIIMGRAEAFAMKNKPPMAVVDALGNAMGYGVILLGVAFVRELIGSGTLFGHEILKTVENGGWYLTNEMFKLPPIAFFLIGLMIWAINVIQRKRG; encoded by the coding sequence ATGAGTAAAAGTTTAGCTGCCACTCGGGAAGTGCTGTCTACTCCTATTTTCAAGAACAACCCGGTTGCCATGCAGGTGCTTGGGGTCTGTTCTGCGCTAGCGGTCAGTAATTCGATGCAAACGGCATTGGTGATGACCTTAGCCGTGACCTTCGTTCTGGTGTTCTCGAATCTGATCATCTCGACCATACGCAACCTTATCCCCAACAGCGTGCGCATCATCGCGCAGATGACGATTATCGCCTCATTGGTGATCATCGTCGACATGGTGCTGCAGGATATCGCCTATGAGTTGTCTCGCCAGCTATCTGTGTTTGTGGGTTTGATTATTACCAACTGTATCATCATGGGCCGCGCCGAAGCCTTCGCCATGAAGAATAAGCCGCCGATGGCCGTGGTCGATGCCTTAGGTAATGCCATGGGTTATGGCGTGATCTTACTCGGCGTGGCTTTTGTCAGAGAACTGATAGGCAGTGGCACTCTGTTTGGTCATGAGATTTTGAAAACGGTGGAAAATGGAGGCTGGTACCTAACGAACGAAATGTTCAAACTGCCACCGATTGCCTTCTTCCTGATCGGTTTGATGATCTGGGCTATCAATGTCATTCAGCGTAAGAGAGGGTAA
- the nqrE gene encoding NADH:ubiquinone reductase (Na(+)-transporting) subunit E, whose protein sequence is MEHYINLFVQAALIDNMALSFFMGMCTFLAVSKKVSTSFGLGIAVIVVMMLAVPLNQLIYANVLAPGALAWAGYPEIDLSYLQLITFIGVIAALVQILEMFLDKYIPSLYDSLGIFLPLLTVNCAIFAGVIFMANRDYTLGESVVFAAGSGFGWAMAIVMLAGLRERMKFHAIPEGLQGIGITFITTGLMALGFMAFAGISI, encoded by the coding sequence ATGGAACACTATATAAATCTATTTGTTCAGGCGGCTCTTATCGACAATATGGCGCTGTCATTTTTCATGGGCATGTGTACCTTTCTCGCGGTCTCTAAGAAGGTATCCACCTCCTTCGGTCTAGGTATCGCGGTGATAGTCGTGATGATGCTTGCGGTACCCTTAAATCAGCTGATTTACGCCAACGTACTGGCTCCGGGAGCGCTGGCTTGGGCCGGATACCCTGAGATTGATTTGAGTTACCTGCAGCTGATCACCTTTATCGGTGTTATCGCGGCGTTAGTGCAGATCCTCGAGATGTTCTTAGATAAATACATCCCTAGCCTCTATGACTCGCTGGGGATCTTCCTGCCACTGTTAACCGTTAACTGTGCCATTTTTGCCGGGGTTATTTTTATGGCTAACCGGGATTACACCTTAGGTGAGTCCGTGGTGTTTGCCGCGGGTTCAGGTTTTGGTTGGGCCATGGCGATTGTGATGTTGGCAGGCCTGCGTGAACGAATGAAGTTTCATGCCATACCCGAAGGGCTTCAAGGTATAGGCATTACGTTTATCACCACAGGCTTGATGGCATTGGGCTTTATGGCGTTCGCAGGTATCTCAATTTAA
- a CDS encoding PKD domain-containing protein — protein sequence MDYSNRFFKLALLSFFLSATGLSGFDAAAANATSESQDASNSHRVFPSVTLPEPANGEHAIGLLGTKLPEVAAWYGKTPAQFAKMIRQDTSVWLDKQGRVFYVEIEEPSQQSMTEPLITPETALNQEQTFKLHSRPGAPRTILLDFDGHTTTGTAWNNSYGTPIVSPPYNPYGVPETFTQDELDRIYLMWRQVAEDFAPFNVDVTTEDLTDPDDLAADPIARETSGDQLFGTRVVITQNTFSNCGCGGFAYLRAFDDYGSNTNYLKPAFVFNSSVVGAGEAISHEAGHNLGLSHDGQTDGTGYYTGHGSGVTGWAPIMGVGYYQELVQWSMNTYPLANQPQNDISDIQYYGAPLISDDHVDDMSIVDDVTSMTVTDNGATNQLDAFGLIHLSSDQDMFKFDAAAGSFSISINPDDVSPNLDIEASLYDSSGALLQTDNVANILSASLGGSFASAGTYFLMIDGVGKGDPLDTGYPDYGSLGQYIISATVQSSSNLQGPTANIGTISYSPTFAPTSVSFSSTGSTDDGDIVSYDWLFGDETEVTTTNPVDDPTHEYLVPGEYTATLTVTDNDGLSDQNSIAVSVLNRAPIAVIAGDPLTGQAALEVTFDSTGSKDDDPQSSISFNWDFGDGASSTEAMPTHLYTAAGGYTATLTVTDNLGASDSVNINISVDAPPFINQIAYGEIFTAGNVSGNYQDSALDSGSSQTITERQSGGKKQNRFSYLTHTWLFSITSGNLVELHLDASMSSPPDLPTLPDDQIILSYSLDNGVSFSNFATLSNSDNGHYSAMLPQGVSGEVRVSVTDSDQTAGNNTSFDSITVSNLYIRSETDASQTKPNAPSNIVTGPVSSSRIVLNWTDNSSDESAFHIERSLNNIDWAAAGTVAADTSGYSDTGLAANTDYYHRVYASNGAGNSSMSTTGIATKTLAASDFNLTATGRKQRGVKHIDITWAAYPLIDIYLDDMNSPYLYGSDVEAELTTSPYEYDINTGIKGGTSHRVKVCNADSNDCSQEITVLF from the coding sequence ATGGATTACTCAAATAGATTCTTTAAGCTTGCACTGTTAAGCTTTTTCTTATCTGCTACGGGGCTATCAGGATTTGATGCGGCCGCAGCCAACGCGACATCTGAGTCGCAAGATGCGTCGAACTCCCATCGTGTCTTCCCTTCTGTAACACTTCCAGAACCCGCTAACGGTGAACATGCCATAGGTCTACTTGGTACTAAACTTCCTGAAGTGGCGGCTTGGTACGGTAAAACTCCCGCCCAATTTGCCAAGATGATCAGACAGGACACGAGTGTCTGGCTAGATAAACAAGGGCGAGTTTTCTATGTAGAGATCGAAGAGCCTAGTCAACAAAGCATGACAGAGCCTTTGATTACACCAGAAACAGCACTTAACCAAGAGCAAACGTTCAAGTTACATAGCAGGCCTGGAGCGCCCAGAACCATATTGTTAGATTTTGATGGCCACACTACAACAGGCACAGCCTGGAACAACTCCTATGGCACACCTATTGTGTCACCCCCTTACAACCCCTATGGTGTTCCCGAGACCTTTACACAAGACGAGCTCGATAGAATTTACCTGATGTGGCGACAGGTCGCCGAAGACTTTGCCCCCTTTAATGTCGATGTCACCACAGAAGATCTCACTGACCCAGATGACCTTGCTGCCGATCCTATAGCCCGTGAAACGTCAGGCGATCAACTGTTCGGCACTCGAGTGGTAATAACTCAGAACACCTTTTCCAACTGTGGCTGTGGTGGCTTTGCCTACCTCAGAGCATTCGATGATTACGGATCCAATACCAATTACCTAAAACCCGCCTTCGTATTTAACTCGAGTGTTGTCGGTGCTGGTGAGGCTATCTCCCATGAAGCAGGTCATAACTTAGGGCTAAGCCATGATGGACAAACAGACGGAACCGGTTATTACACAGGCCATGGCTCTGGCGTAACAGGCTGGGCACCGATTATGGGGGTGGGCTATTATCAAGAATTAGTGCAGTGGAGTATGAACACCTATCCACTGGCAAATCAGCCTCAAAATGATATCTCGGACATTCAATACTATGGTGCCCCTTTGATATCTGATGACCATGTCGATGACATGAGTATCGTCGACGATGTGACATCCATGACTGTCACAGATAATGGCGCAACAAACCAACTCGATGCATTTGGTCTTATCCACCTCAGTAGCGATCAAGATATGTTTAAGTTCGATGCGGCGGCAGGTAGCTTCAGCATCTCAATCAATCCTGACGATGTTAGCCCAAATTTAGACATAGAGGCCAGCCTCTATGACAGCAGCGGAGCCTTACTGCAAACTGACAATGTCGCAAATATTCTATCGGCATCACTGGGCGGCAGCTTCGCCAGTGCCGGAACCTACTTCCTGATGATAGATGGTGTAGGTAAGGGGGATCCTCTGGATACGGGCTATCCCGATTACGGCAGCTTAGGCCAATATATAATCTCGGCAACGGTTCAAAGCTCATCAAATCTTCAAGGACCAACGGCTAATATCGGCACCATAAGTTATTCACCAACTTTTGCACCTACCTCTGTGTCATTTAGTAGTACAGGCTCAACAGACGATGGCGACATTGTGAGTTATGACTGGCTTTTCGGTGACGAGACTGAAGTCACAACCACAAATCCTGTCGATGATCCTACTCATGAGTACCTAGTCCCAGGGGAATACACTGCCACCTTAACAGTCACCGATAATGATGGCTTAAGTGACCAAAACTCTATTGCAGTGTCAGTCCTGAATCGAGCACCAATTGCGGTAATAGCAGGAGATCCACTTACGGGCCAGGCAGCATTGGAGGTCACATTTGATAGCACAGGCTCAAAAGATGATGATCCCCAAAGCAGTATCAGCTTCAATTGGGACTTTGGTGATGGCGCAAGCTCAACGGAGGCGATGCCAACACACCTTTATACAGCCGCTGGTGGCTATACCGCAACTCTTACAGTCACCGACAATTTAGGGGCCAGTGATTCAGTTAATATCAATATTAGCGTGGATGCACCTCCCTTTATCAACCAAATTGCTTATGGTGAGATATTCACAGCAGGCAATGTTAGCGGCAACTACCAAGACTCGGCCCTCGATAGCGGCTCGAGTCAGACGATTACGGAACGCCAATCTGGCGGTAAGAAGCAGAACCGATTCAGCTACCTGACCCATACTTGGTTATTTAGCATCACATCGGGCAACTTAGTGGAATTACATCTGGATGCCAGTATGTCCAGTCCCCCCGATTTACCCACCTTGCCCGACGATCAAATAATACTGTCTTACTCGCTCGACAATGGAGTCTCTTTCTCCAATTTTGCCACACTTTCAAACAGTGATAATGGCCATTACAGCGCCATGCTGCCTCAAGGTGTCAGCGGAGAAGTAAGAGTAAGCGTAACAGACAGCGATCAGACTGCGGGAAACAATACCTCATTCGATAGTATTACAGTTTCTAATCTCTATATCCGTTCGGAAACGGATGCAAGTCAAACTAAACCCAATGCACCTTCGAATATAGTCACTGGTCCGGTTTCATCTAGCCGAATAGTTCTGAACTGGACTGATAATTCATCAGATGAATCGGCATTTCACATAGAGCGCTCCCTGAATAACATTGACTGGGCAGCTGCTGGTACCGTTGCTGCCGACACGAGTGGCTACAGTGATACAGGCCTCGCCGCCAACACCGACTACTATCACAGAGTCTATGCCTCTAATGGCGCCGGTAACTCAAGTATGTCCACCACAGGCATTGCGACTAAGACTCTGGCA
- the nqrF gene encoding NADH:ubiquinone reductase (Na(+)-transporting) subunit F: MEMAIGIGMFTLVVSMLVMVILFAKSKLVSTGDVRIGINDDEEKSITTPAGDKLLGALANKNIFIPSACGGGGTCGQCRVIVKSGGGDILPTERDHITKKEAKTGCRLACQVAVKTDMELEVEEEIFGVKKWQCEVISNDNKATFIKELLLKIPEGEDVKFKAGGYIQVEAPAHQVNYSDFDIPDEYRGDWDKYDLFKLVSKVDEDVLRAYSMANYPDEKGRIMLNVRIATPPSDGVPPGKMSSYIFNLKAGDMVTISGPFGEFFVKETDAEMVFIGGGAGMAPMRSHIFNQLKGEKTKRKMSFWYGARSTREVFYQDEFDKLAAENENFVWHVALSDPLPEDNWDGYTGFIHNVIYENYLKNHKAPEDCEFYMCGPPIMNTSVINMLESLGVEEENILLDDFGD; encoded by the coding sequence ATGGAAATGGCAATTGGTATCGGTATGTTTACCTTAGTGGTGAGTATGCTGGTGATGGTGATTCTATTCGCCAAGAGTAAACTGGTTTCAACCGGTGATGTAAGAATCGGCATCAATGATGACGAAGAAAAGAGCATCACAACGCCAGCCGGCGATAAGCTGCTTGGGGCATTGGCCAATAAGAATATCTTTATTCCATCCGCCTGTGGTGGCGGTGGAACCTGCGGTCAGTGTCGCGTAATCGTTAAGTCTGGCGGTGGGGATATCTTGCCGACAGAGCGCGACCATATTACCAAGAAAGAGGCTAAAACGGGTTGTCGTTTAGCCTGTCAGGTGGCGGTTAAAACCGATATGGAACTTGAAGTCGAAGAGGAGATTTTCGGTGTTAAGAAGTGGCAGTGTGAAGTTATCTCAAACGATAATAAAGCCACCTTCATTAAAGAGTTATTGCTGAAGATACCCGAAGGCGAAGACGTTAAATTTAAGGCGGGTGGTTATATTCAGGTAGAAGCGCCGGCTCATCAGGTCAACTACAGCGATTTCGATATTCCGGACGAGTATCGTGGTGACTGGGATAAGTATGACCTGTTCAAGCTGGTATCTAAAGTCGATGAAGATGTGCTGCGTGCTTACTCTATGGCGAATTACCCGGACGAGAAAGGCCGCATCATGCTCAACGTGCGTATTGCTACGCCGCCTTCAGACGGTGTGCCACCGGGCAAGATGTCATCTTACATCTTTAACCTTAAAGCCGGTGACATGGTAACGATATCCGGCCCCTTCGGTGAGTTCTTCGTTAAGGAGACCGATGCCGAGATGGTGTTTATTGGCGGTGGTGCAGGTATGGCGCCAATGCGCTCACACATCTTCAATCAGCTTAAGGGCGAGAAGACTAAACGTAAGATGAGCTTCTGGTACGGCGCACGATCTACCCGAGAAGTCTTCTATCAAGATGAATTTGACAAGCTAGCTGCCGAGAATGAAAACTTTGTCTGGCATGTAGCACTGTCCGATCCTCTCCCCGAAGATAACTGGGATGGCTACACCGGCTTTATCCACAATGTGATTTATGAGAACTATCTTAAAAATCACAAGGCCCCGGAAGATTGTGAGTTCTACATGTGTGGCCCTCCGATTATGAACACCTCTGTCATTAATATGCTGGAGAGCTTAGGCGTCGAAGAAGAAAACATCCTGCTAGATGACTTCGGTGATTAG